From the genome of Eucalyptus grandis isolate ANBG69807.140 chromosome 2, ASM1654582v1, whole genome shotgun sequence, one region includes:
- the LOC104433862 gene encoding nuclear cap-binding protein subunit 1 produces the protein MSSWKSLLLRIGDKCPEYNSSDPKEHIETCYGALRRELDHSGSDILSFLLQCAEQLPHKIPFYGTVVGLLNLANEDFVKKLVDTTHTNFQDALDSEDCNRIRILMRFLTVIMCSKVLQPSSIVVVFETLLSSAATTVDEEKGNPSWQARADFYITCILSCLPWGGAELFEQVPEEIERVMVGIEAYLSIRKHVSDDGLLFFEDEDENEEGLKEKDFLEDLWGRIQILSSNGWKLNSVPRPHLSFEAQLVAGKSHDFGSVSCPPQPDPPSTLSVITYGKQKHDAELMYPQRIRRLNIFPEDKTEDLQPIDRFVVEEYLLDVLFYFNGCRKECALYMVGLPVPFRYEYLMAETIFSQLLLLPHPPFKPMYYTLVIIDLCKALPGAFPAVVAGAVRALFEKIADLDMECRMRLILWFSHHLSNFQFIWPWEEWAHVLDLPKWAPQRVFVQEVLEREIRLSYWEKVKQSVENAPGLEELLPPKGGTNFIYGIDEGSEQTEEQRLSAELSKMVKGRQTARELISWIEESVSPTHGLESTLKVVVQTLLDIGSKSFTHLITILERYGQVIAKICPDDERQAMLIEELSSYWKNNPQMRAITIDRMMGYRLISNVAIVRWVFSPVNIDQFHISDHPWEILRNAVSKTYNRIVDLRKEISSLKKDVISAEEVSAKARADLESAEQKLMLVDGEPTVGENPARMKRLKSYAEKAKEKEVSIRENLEVKEALLGRAYNENEALFLALYKKLSSVLKERLPEPSKARTLRELKSIHADETAVELEEPSAMEMDDENGRAKESHSNGEKASDVYKVGEEEQWCISTLGYVKAFSRQYASEIWPLLEKLEAEVLTEDVHPLFRRAIYSGLRLPVNGYPSS, from the exons ATGAGCAGCTGGAAGAGCCTCCTCCTCCGGATCGGCGACAAGTGCCCGGAGTACAACAGCTCAGATCCCAAAGAGCACATC GAGACGTGCTACGGCGCTCTTCGGAGGGAGCTGGATCATTCCGGGAGCGACATTCTTTCC TTTCTTCTGCAATGCGCCGAGCAGTTGCCGCACAAGATTCCTTTCTATGGCACCGTG gTTGGTTTGCTGAACTTGGCAAATGAGGACTTCGTAAAAAAATTAGTCGATACAACCCACACCAATTTTCAG GATGCTTTGGATTCCGAAGACTGCAATAGAATCCGTATATTGATGCGGTTTCTGACTGTTATC ATGTGTAGTAAGGTCCTACAACCAAGTTCAATCGTAGTGGTTTTTGAGACTTTATTATCATCAGCTGCAACTACTGTGGATGAGGAGAAAGGGAATCCCTCTTGGCAGGCACGTGCTGACTTCTATATAACTTGTATCTTATCCTGCCTACCATGGGGAGGTGCGGAGCTCTTTGAG CAAGTGCCTGAGGAGATTGAGAGAGTCATGGTTGGAATAGAAGCTTATTTGAGCATTAGAAAGCATGTATCTGATGATGGCCTGTTGTtttttgaggatgaagatgagaatGAGGAAGGACTCAAGGAAAAG GATTTCTTGGAGGACCTGTGGGGTCGTATTCAAATTCTTTCCAGCAATGGATGGAAACTGAACAGTG TTCCAAGACCTCACCTCTCATTTGAAGCTCAGCTTGTTGCTGGAAAGTCTCATGATTTTGGCTCTGTCAGCTGCCCTCCACAGCCTGATCCGCCTTCAACACTTTCTGTTATCACTTATGGGAAACAGAAACATGATGCAGAATTGATGTATCCTCAAAGAATCCGGAGGCTTAATATTTTCCCCGAGGACAAAACTGAG GATCTTCAACCAATAGATCGCTTTGTTGTGGAAGAGTATCTGCTGGATGTGTTGTTCTACTTTAATGGATG TCGAAAGGAATGTGCTTTATACATGGTTGGTCTGCCTGTTCCCTTCAGATATGAGTATCTTATGGCAGAGACAATATTCTCGCAG TTACTTTTGCTGCCACACCCCCCTTTCAAGCCAATGTACTACACGCTGGTCATAATTGACCTTTGTAAG GCTCTTCCTGGAGCCTTCCCTGCAGTAGTAGCAGGTGCAGTTCGTGCTTTGTTTGAGAAAATTGCCGATTTGGATATGGAGTGCCGCATGAGGCTCATCCTTTGGTTTTCACACCACCT atccaactttcaatttataTGGCCTTGGGAGGAGTGGGCTCATGTCTTGGACCTTCCAAAATGGGCACCCCAACGTGTATTTGTTCAGGaggttttggagagagagattcgTTTGTCATACTGGGAGAAAGTCAAGCAG AGTGTTGAGAATGCGCCTGGATTAGAAGAGCTGCTTCCTCCCAAGGGAGGTACAAACTTCATTTATGGCATAGATGAGGGCAGTGAACAAACTGAAGAGCAAAGGCTCTCTGCGGAACTTAGCAAAATGGTAAAAGGTAGGCAAACTGCACGTGAATTGATCTCATGGATCGAAGAAAGTGTTTCTCCAACTCATGGTTTGGAGTCTACTCTCAAAGTGGTGGTACAAACTCTTCTTGACATTGGCTCTAAGAGTTTCACTCATTTGATTACCATCCTCGAGAGATATGGCCAAGTCATTGCAAAAATTTGCCCTGATGACGAAAGACAAGCGATGTTGATAGAGGAATTGAGCTCATACTGGAAGAACAATCCTCAAATGAGGGCTATCACTATTGATCGGATGATGGGTTACCGACTAATATCAAATGTGGCGATTGTGAGATGGGTTTTCTCTCCTGTCAACATCGACCAGTTTCATATATCTGATCATCCATGGGAG ATTCTCAGGAATGCAGTTAGCAAGACATATAATCGTATAGTGGATCTAAGGAAAGAGATTTCATCTCTTAAAAAGGATGTCATATCTGCTGAGGAAGTAAGCGCAAAAGCGAGAGCAGATCTTGAGAGTGCAGAACAAAAGCTCATGCTTGTGGATGGTGAACCCACTGTAGGCGAAAATCCTGCGAGGATGAAACGCTTGAAATCATATGcagaaaaggcaaaagagaaGGAAGTATCTATTCGTGAAAATTTAGAGGTGAAAGAGGCTCTTCTTGGGCGTGCCTATAATGAAAATGAG GCGTTGTTCCTAGCTTTGTACAAAAAGTTATCGAGTGTGCTGAAGGAACGTCTTCCAGAACCATCTAAAGCTAGAACTTTGAGGGAACTCAAGTCTATTCATGCAGATGAAACAGCTGTTGAGCTCGAGGAACCTTCAGCCATGGAAATGGATGATGAGAATGGAAGAGCTAAAgaaag
- the LOC104433863 gene encoding protein GAST1 produces the protein MAKAQSILLLCVALLLVLAQENEVFGSTESVPEFDVQARKGSHQTYGTTQGSLKPQDCGPRCTSRCSATSYKKPCLFFCQKCCAKCLCVPAGTYGNKQTCPCYNNWKTKRGGPKCP, from the exons ATGGCCAAAGCACAAAGCATCCTCCTCCTGTGCGTTGCACTGCTGCTTGTTCTAGCACAAGAAAATGAG GTCTTTGGCTCCACGGAGTCGGTTCCAGAGTTTGACGTACAAGCAAGGAAAGGCAGCCATCAGACG TATGGTACCACTCAAGGCAGTCTTAAGCCACAAG ATTGCGGTCCAAGATGCACGTCTAGATGCTCGGCAACGTCATACAAGAAGCCGTGCTTGTTCTTCTGCCAAAAATGCTGTGCCAAATGCTTGTGTGTTCCTGCTGGAACCTATGGGAATAAGCAAACTTGCCCTTGCTATAACAACTGGAAGACCAAGAGAGGAGGCCCGAAATGTCCCTGA
- the LOC104433864 gene encoding scarecrow-like protein 3 has product MFQDDGSSSVTSSSLQFCSLMSLSPGFGSPHSLLKELKSEERGLYLIHLLLACANHVANGNLENANIALEQISQLASPDGDTMQRIAAYFTEALADRILKSWPGLHKALNSTKISLLPDELLVRKLYFELFPFLKSAFVLTNQSILEAMESEKMVHIIDLNAAEPTQWIALLRSLNTRSEGPPHLRITGIHQHKEVLDLMARSLTEEAERLDIPFQFNPIVSKLENLEIEKLRVKTGEALAISSVLQLHSLLAFDDENHQRRSPLPFKNMNGTSSHRVLLMSQNTLGEPLEKDLANGSSPSTDSATSSLLSVNASVKMDNFLNALWGLSPKVMVVTEQDSNHNGSTLLERLVEALHSYAAMFDCLESTVSRTSLERLKVEKMLFGEEIKNIVSCEGAERKERHEKLDKWIQRLDLAGFGNVPLSYCGRLQAKGLMQGYNCDAYKIKEENGCVVMCWQDRPLFSVSAWMCRK; this is encoded by the coding sequence ATGTTTCAAGACGACGGGTCTTCCTCCGTGACATCCTCTTCTCTCCAGTTCTGTTCCCTGATGTCGCTTTCGCCGGGTTTTGGGTCACCGCACTCGTTGCTGAAGGAACTAAAATCCGAGGAACGGGGCTTGTACCTAATACATTTGTTGCTCGCTTGCGCGAATCACGTCGCCAACGGTAACCTCGAGAATGCAAATATAGCCCTCGAGCAAATCTCTCAGCTTGCGTCTCCTGATGGGGATACTATGCAACGGATTGCGGCGTACTTTACAGAGGCGCTTGCTGACCGGATACTCAAGTCGTGGCCTGGCCTTCATAAGGCCCTTAATTCTACGAAAATATCGTTGCTGCCTGACGAGCTTCTTGTCAGGAAGCTGTACTTCGAGCTGTTTCCTTTCTTGAAGTCAGCATTTGTGCTCACCAATCAATCTATACTGGAAGCTATGGAGTCGGAGAAGATGGTTCATATTATTGATCTCAATGCAGCCGAGCCCACACAGTGGATTGCACTTCTTCGATCTTTGAATACACGGTCTGAAGGACCGCCCCATCTCAGGATCACAGGGATTCATCAGCACAAAGAGGTCTTAGATCTTATGGCCCGCAGTTTGACTGAAGAAGCAGAAAGATTGGATATTCCATTTCAGTTTAATCCAATCGTGAGCAAATTGGAGAATCTTGAGATTGAAAAATTGCGCGTGAAGACTGGTGAGGCTCTGGCAATCAGCTCAGTTCTTCAGTTGCATTCCCTGTTAGCCTTTGACGATGAAAATCACCAGAGAAGATCACCTCTTCCATTCAAGAATATGAATGGAACTAGCTCACACAGAGTCTTACTGATGAGCCAAAACACGCTGGGTGAACCGCTTGAGAAAGACTTGGCAAATGGGAGTAGCCCAAGTACCGACTCAGCTACATCGTCCCTGCTTTCTGTAAATGCTTCggtcaaaatggataattttctcaatgCTTTGTGGGGATTATCCCCAAAGGTTATGGTAGTGACAGAGCAAGACTCGAACCATAATGGGTCGACTCTATTGGAGCGGCTTGTGGAAGCTTTGCACTCTTACGCAGCAATGTTCGATTGTTTGGAGTCTACGGTGTCAAGGACATCCTTAGAGAGATTGAAGGTGGAGAAAATGCTGTTTGGGGAAGAAATCAAGAATATTGTATCGTGCGAGGGAGCTGAAAGGAAGGAACGACACGAGAAGCTGGACAAGTGGATCCAGAGGCTTGACTTGGCTGGATTCGGGAATGTGCCATTGAGCTATTGCGGGAGGTTGCAGGCGAAGGGGTTGATGCAGGGATACAATTGTGACGCTTATAAGATCAAAGAAGAAAACGGATGTGTAGTGATGTGCTGGCAAGATCGGCCTCTTTTCTCCGTGTCGGCTTGGATGTGTAGAAAGTAA
- the LOC104433866 gene encoding uncharacterized protein At2g34460, chloroplastic isoform X2, translating to MLALSHAIGPSSEVPNSHGDPAHLHSTLQLPVALDRFSIAPRRSAVSVRPSLSISRRSSSSETSTSSPSRRAAAAPVVNAVKEEVIESPAADSEAPSSASSKLVLVAGGSGGVGQLVVASLLERNIKTRLLLRDLDKANSLFGQQDEERLQVWQGDTRNPEDLDPSMFEGVTHVICCTGTTAFPSKRWEGDNSPERVDWEGVRNLISALPSSIKRVVLVSSVGITKSNELPWSIMNLFGVLKYKKMGEDFLRQSGLPFTILRPGRLTDGPYTSYDLNTLLKATAGQRRAVVVGQGDKLVGEVSRLVVAEACIQLLDIEFAKGETYEINSVEGEGPGSDPQKWRQLFKSAKV from the exons ATGCTTGCTCTCTCTCATGCGATTGGTCCGAGCTCTGAAGTTCCCAATTCCCATGGCGACCCAGCTCATCTTCACTCCACTCTCCAGCTCCCCGTCGCGCTCGACAGATTCTCCATAGCGCCTCGGAGATCTGCCGTCTCCGTCCGTCCTTCGCTGAGTATCTCTCGCCGGAGTAGCTCCTCCGAGACTTCTACTTCGAGCCCGAGCAGAAGAGCCGCCGCGGCGCCCGTCGTCAATGCCGTGAAGGAGGAGGTGATCGAGTCTCCCGCCGCCGATTCCGAAGCCCCGTCCTCGGCATCTTCTAAGCTGGTCCTCGTCGCCGGAGGCTCCGGTGGCGTCG GACAGTTAGTTGTGGCATCATTGCTTGAAAGGAATATTAAAACACGCCTCTTGCTACGAGATCTTGATAAGGCTAACTCTCTGTTTGGCCAACAAGATGAAGAGAGACTACAG GTATGGCAAGGAGACACAAGGAACCCAGAGGATCTGGATCCATCCATGTTTGAG GGAGTCACCCATGTCATTTGCTGCACAGGAACTACAGCCTTTCCTTCAAAGCGATGGGAGGGGGATAATTCTCCAGAAAGAGTAG ATTGGGAGGGTGTAAGAAATCTTATCTCTGCTCTGCCTTCATCCATCAAGAGAGTAGTTCTTGTTTCTTCAGTGGGAATCACTAAGTCCAACGAACTGCCTTGGAG CATCATGAACCTTTTTGGAGTCCTGAAGTATAAGAAGATGGGGGAAGACTTTCTTCGTCAATCTGGTCTTCCATTTACTATACTGAG ACCTGGTAGATTGACTGATGGCCCTTACACGTCATATGACTTAAATACTTTGCTCAAAGCTACAGCTGGCCAACGGCGTGCAGTTGTTGTTGGTCAAG GGGATAAACTCGTTGGAGAGGTTAGTAGGCTTGTCGTTGCCGAGGCTTGCATACAGTTACTGGACATAGAATTTGCCAAGGGTGAAACATACGAAATCAACTCAGTTGAG GGAGAAGGTCCAGGAAGTGATCCTCAGAAATGGAGACAACTGTTCAAGTCTGCCAAAGTATA
- the LOC104433866 gene encoding uncharacterized protein At2g34460, chloroplastic isoform X1, translating into MLALSHAIGPSSEVPNSHGDPAHLHSTLQLPVALDRFSIAPRRSAVSVRPSLSISRRSSSSETSTSSPSRRAAAAPVVNAVKEEVIESPAADSEAPSSASSKLVLVAGGSGGVGQLVVASLLERNIKTRLLLRDLDKANSLFGQQDEERLQVWQGDTRNPEDLDPSMFEGVTHVICCTGTTAFPSKRWEGDNSPERVDWEGVRNLISALPSSIKRVVLVSSVGITKSNELPWSIMNLFGVLKYKKMGEDFLRQSGLPFTILRPGRLTDGPYTSYDLNTLLKATAGQRRAVVVGQGDKLVGEVSRLVVAEACIQLLDIEFAKGETYEINSVEGEGPGSDPQKWRQLFKSAKV; encoded by the exons ATGCTTGCTCTCTCTCATGCGATTGGTCCGAGCTCTGAAGTTCCCAATTCCCATGGCGACCCAGCTCATCTTCACTCCACTCTCCAGCTCCCCGTCGCGCTCGACAGATTCTCCATAGCGCCTCGGAGATCTGCCGTCTCCGTCCGTCCTTCGCTGAGTATCTCTCGCCGGAGTAGCTCCTCCGAGACTTCTACTTCGAGCCCGAGCAGAAGAGCCGCCGCGGCGCCCGTCGTCAATGCCGTGAAGGAGGAGGTGATCGAGTCTCCCGCCGCCGATTCCGAAGCCCCGTCCTCGGCATCTTCTAAGCTGGTCCTCGTCGCCGGAGGCTCCGGTGGCGTCG GACAGTTAGTTGTGGCATCATTGCTTGAAAGGAATATTAAAACACGCCTCTTGCTACGAGATCTTGATAAGGCTAACTCTCTGTTTGGCCAACAAGATGAAGAGAGACTACAG GTATGGCAAGGAGACACAAGGAACCCAGAGGATCTGGATCCATCCATGTTTGAG GGAGTCACCCATGTCATTTGCTGCACAGGAACTACAGCCTTTCCTTCAAAGCGATGGGAGGGGGATAATTCTCCAGAAAGAGTAG ATTGGGAGGGTGTAAGAAATCTTATCTCTGCTCTGCCTTCATCCATCAAGAGAGTAGTTCTTGTTTCTTCAGTGGGAATCACTAAGTCCAACGAACTGCCTTGGAG CATCATGAACCTTTTTGGAGTCCTGAAGTATAAGAAGATGGGGGAAGACTTTCTTCGTCAATCTGGTCTTCCATTTACTATACTGAG ACCTGGTAGATTGACTGATGGCCCTTACACGTCATATGACTTAAATACTTTGCTCAAAGCTACAGCTGGCCAACGGCGTGCAGTTGTTGTTGGTCAAG GGGATAAACTCGTTGGAGAGGTTAGTAGGCTTGTCGTTGCCGAGGCTTGCATACAGTTACTGGACATAGAATTTGCCAAGGGTGAAACATACGAAATCAACTCAGTTGAG GGAGAAGGTCCAGGAAGTGATCCTCAGAAATGGAGACAACTGTTCAAGTCTGCCAAAGTATAG
- the LOC104433867 gene encoding pentatricopeptide repeat-containing protein At2g13600 produces MYKAQALHACLIKQGLHSHAYRCNLLLQSYVKSNSLSDAQKLLSTMPVANAVSYNTVLSGYFSSGSVAEALNLFESTHGKDCQSWNIVISGLAKYNWHERALTHFLKMRDSVVRPDAVTYSIVVPCCELGLGKQVHGEIVKMGVGSDAFLGTNLMKMYGGAGAVHSARKVFGEMPERDLVAWNAMIFCFSKHGGGDTCVELFRKLCREGIQPDEYTYAIILNDFVSHAQLFEAMMVQSAVTRRGYHSDCFINNALIDLYFKCGFVASAFKLFEEMANPDLASWTTMIVGFSQSGHMELAESLFHEMRIQDIKPNSFTFGGLLSGCATSNALQWGKQLHALVLKCGLENEVIVGSSLLDVYSKCSEMDNALKAFRGLSEKDIVSWNGIICGYAANGQAEEALKLYNEMLREGSPGVSPNVVTFVGVLSACCHAGLVEEGCHHFIDMVTKHCIRPTVEHYTCIVDLLGRAGHLEEAEALLLSLPSEPDVVIWGALLGACKLHGNLRMARHVSKHLHANEPFSSSNYVLLANSYTDSGRWGEAVEVRELMQARGVQKNVGCSWIDVRGCMRLFLSGDKSHPLIDTVREVLKRLHLHIDEVLTIS; encoded by the coding sequence ATGTACAAAGCGCAAGCTCTCCATGCTTGCCTCATCAAGCAAGGCCTTCACAGCCATGCCTATCGATGCAACCTCCTCCTCCAATCCTACGTCAAGTCCAATTCCTTGTCCGATGCCCAGAAGCTACTTTCCACCATGCCCGTCGCCAACGCCGTCTCCTACAACACCGTCTTGTCCGGCTACTTCAGCTCTGGTTCAGTCGCCGAGGCTCTGAACCTCTTCGAATCTACCCATGGGAAAGACTGCCAGTCGTGGAATATCGTCATTTCTGGGCTTGCGAAATACAATTGGCATGAGCGGGCATTGACCCATTTCTTGAAGATGCGAGACTCTGTTGTTAGGCCGGATGCTGTTACGTATTCGATTGTGGTTCCTTGTTGTGAACTGGGGTTGGGAAAACAAGTTCATGGAGAGATTGTAAAGATGGGCGTAGGTTCAGATGCCTTTCTGGGGACTAACTTGATGAAAATGTATGGGGGAGCCGGGGCTGTGCATAGTGCGAGGAAGGTGTTCGGCGAAATGCCTGAGAGGGACTTAGTAGCGTGGAATGCTATGATCTTTTGTTTCTCTAAGCACGGAGGTGGTGACACTTGCGTAGAATTATTTCGCAAGCTTTGCAGAGAAGGAATCCAGCCTGATGAATATACCTATGccattattttaaatgattttgtgTCGCATGCCCAGCTGTTCGAAGCGATGATGGTGCAGTCAGCAGTTACTCGCCGTGGGTACCACTCTGATTGCTTTATAAACAATGCCTTGATCGACTTGTACTTTAAGTGCGGATTTGTTGCTTCTGCTTTCAAGTTGTTTGAGGAGATGGCCAACCCGGATCTTGCTTCTTGGACAACAATGATAGTTGGGTTTTCACAGAGTGGGCACATGGAACTTGCAGAGTCATTGTTCCATGAAATGCGTATCCAAGATATCAAGCCTAATTCTTTCACCTTCGGTGGTCTGCTTAGTGGTTGTGCTACCTCCAATGCATTGCAGTGGGGAAAGCAACTGCATGCACTTGTTTTGAAGTGTGGACTAGAAAACGAGGTGATTGTTGGAAGTTCACTTTTAGATGTGTATTCCAAGTGCAGCGAGATGGACAATGCTTTAAAAGCATTTAGGGGCCTCTCTGAAAAAGATATTGTTTCGTGGAATGGAATTATATGTGGGTATGCTGCAAATGGCCAAGCTGAAGAGGCTCTGAAGCTTTACAATGAGATGTTGAGAGAAGGATCACCGGGTGTTTCCCCGAATGTTGTCACTTTTGTGGGAGTTCTCAGTGCTTGTTGTCATGCTGGCTTAGTGGAGGAAGGTTGccatcatttcattgatatggTTACTAAGCATTGCATCAGGCCCACTGTGGAGCATTATACGTGCATAGTTGATTTGCTTGGGAGAGCAGGACACTTGGAGGAAGCTGAGGCTCTTCTTCTAAGCTTGCCTTCTGAGCCTGATGTGGTAATATGGGGAGCGTTGCTTGGAGCCTGTAAATTACATGGGAATTTAAGAATGGCAAGACATGTTTCTAAACATCTTCATGCTAACGAACCATTTAGCTCGTCCAACTATGTGCTTCTTGCCAATTCTTATACAGACAGTGGCAGGTGGGGTGAAGCAGTAGAAGTTAGAGAATTGATGCAAGCGAGAGGAGTCCAAAAGAACGTGGGATGTTCTTGGATTGACGTCAGGGGTTGCATGCGTTTGTTCCTTTCTGGTGATAAGTCACATCCTTTAATTGATACTGTGCGCGAAGTCCTCAAGAGATTACATTTGCATATTGATGAAGTGCTCACAATAAGTTAG
- the LOC104433868 gene encoding serine--glyoxylate aminotransferase, with translation MDYVYGPGRNHLFVPGPVNIPDQVIRAMNRNNEDYRSPAIPALTKILLEDVKKIFKTTTGTPFLIPTTGTGAWESALTNTLSPGDRTISFMIGQFSLLWIDQQQRLGFNVDVVESEWGQGANLDILASKLAADTAHTIKAVCIVHNETATGVTNNLARVRKILDDYRHPALFLVDGVSSICALDFRMDEWGVDVALTGSQKALSLPTGMGIVCASPKALEASKTAKSYKVFFDWKDYLKFYQMGTYWPYTPSIQLLYGLRAALDLIFEEGLDNVIARHNRLATGTRLAVEAWGLKNCTQKEEWFSDTVTAVVVPPYIESSEIVRRAWKRYNLSLGLGLNKVAGKVFRIGHLGNLNELQLLGCLAGVEMVLKDVGYPIKLGSGVGAASAYFQNTTPLIASRI, from the exons ATGGACTACGTATATGGACCAGGAAGGAACCACCTCTTTGTTCCGGGCCCTGTCAACATCCCGGATCAGGTCATTCGTGCGATGAACAGGAACAATGAGGATTACCGTTCACCTGCTATTCCAGCACTTACCAAGATTCTCCTCGAGgatgtgaagaaaattttcaagacTACTACAGGAACCCCATTCCTTATTCCCACCACTG GTACTGGTGCATGGGAGAGCGCTCTGACCAACACATTATCTCCTGGAGATCGGACCATCTCGTTCATGATTGGCCAATTCTCTCTGCTCTGGATTGATCAGCAGCAACGCCTCGGCTTCAATGTGGATGTCGTCGAAAGTGAGTGGGGACAGGGTGCCAATCTTGACATCCTGGCATCGAAGCTTGCTGCCGACACTGCACACACCATTAAGGCAGTATGCATCGTCCACAATGAGACAGCAACTGGAGTCACCAACAACCTGGCTAGAGTAAGAAAAATACTTG ATGACTATAGGCACCCAGCCCTGTTTTTGGTCGATGGAGTCTCCTCAATCTGTGCTCTCGATTTCCGCATGGATGAATGGGGAGTTGATGTGGCCTTGACTGGCTCTCAGAAAGCGCTCTCTCTTCCCACTGGAATGGGCATAGTTTGTGCAAGCCCCAAGGCTCTGGAGGCATCCAAAACTGCAAAGTCGTACAAAGTTTTCTTCGACTGGAAGGACTACCTCAAGTTCTACCAGATGGGAACCTATTGGCCATACACCCCTTCCATTCAGCTACTGTACGGGCTGCGAGCTGCCCTCGATCTCATTTTCGAGGAAGGACTCGATAATGTGATCGCGAGGCATAACCGTCTCGCCACAGGAACTAG GCTTGCTGTAGAGGCATGGGGGCTGAAGAACTGCACACAAAAGGAGGAGTGGTTCAGCGACACCGTGACAGCGGTCGTTGTTCCCCCATATATTGAAAGCTCTGAAATTGTGAGGAGGGCATGGAAGAGATACAATTTGAGTCTAGGCCTGGGACTGAACAAAGTGGCTGGAAAAGTCTTCAGGATAGGGCATCTTGGCAATCTGAATGAG CTGCAACTGCTCGGCTGTCTCGCCGGCGTGGAGATGGTGCTCAAGGATGTGGGCTACCCCATCAAGCTCGGGAGCGGGGTCGGGGCTGCTTCCGCATACTTCCAAAATACCACCCCCTTGATCGCATCCAGGAtctaa